From a single Trichocoleus desertorum ATA4-8-CV12 genomic region:
- a CDS encoding SufS family cysteine desulfurase, which translates to MTIAQERTLAAKVRADFPILDQEINGKPLVYLDNAATSQKPQAVLQALQHYYEHDNANVHRGVHTLSSRATDAYEGARDKVAKFVNAASRQEIIYTRNASEAINLVSNAWGLSTLKQGDEIILTVMEHHSNLIPWQLVAQKTGAVLKFVELTETEEFNLEQFKSLISEKTKLVSVVHVSNTLGCINPVKEICAIAHQHGARVLIDACQSLPHMPVDVQDIDCDWLVGSGHKMCAATGIGFLYGKLALLRSMPPFLGGGEMIADVFLDHSTYADLPHKFEAGTPAIAEAIALGAAVDYLMGIGIDKIHTYEEELTAYLYQRLAELPEVRTYGPKPTEDGKGRAALAAFTVGAVHPHDLSTILDQAGIAIRAGHHCTQPLHRHLGAQSTARASLYFYNTREEIDVFIESLKEAIEFFGSIFG; encoded by the coding sequence ATGACCATCGCTCAGGAAAGAACTCTCGCCGCCAAAGTCCGTGCTGATTTCCCCATTTTGGATCAGGAAATCAATGGCAAGCCTCTGGTTTATCTGGACAACGCGGCTACTTCGCAAAAACCCCAAGCGGTGTTGCAAGCTTTGCAGCACTACTACGAGCACGACAACGCCAACGTCCACCGAGGAGTGCATACGCTCAGTTCGAGGGCGACAGATGCTTACGAAGGCGCAAGAGATAAGGTCGCTAAGTTTGTCAATGCGGCCTCTCGGCAAGAAATCATCTACACCCGCAACGCCAGTGAAGCGATCAACTTGGTGTCGAACGCTTGGGGTCTGAGCACGCTGAAGCAAGGCGACGAGATCATCCTGACGGTGATGGAGCACCACAGCAACCTGATTCCCTGGCAGTTGGTGGCGCAGAAAACGGGTGCGGTGCTGAAATTCGTCGAGTTAACCGAAACCGAAGAATTCAACTTAGAGCAATTCAAATCGCTGATCTCTGAGAAAACCAAACTCGTCTCCGTCGTGCATGTCTCCAATACTTTGGGCTGCATCAACCCCGTTAAGGAGATTTGCGCGATCGCTCACCAACATGGCGCAAGAGTGCTGATCGATGCCTGCCAAAGTCTGCCCCACATGCCAGTGGACGTGCAGGATATTGACTGCGATTGGCTCGTCGGCTCTGGTCACAAAATGTGCGCGGCGACTGGAATCGGTTTCCTCTACGGCAAGCTGGCTCTGCTGCGCTCCATGCCCCCATTCTTGGGTGGTGGTGAGATGATCGCGGATGTGTTTCTCGATCACTCCACCTACGCCGACCTGCCCCACAAGTTTGAAGCGGGCACCCCTGCCATTGCCGAAGCGATCGCACTCGGTGCTGCGGTGGATTACCTCATGGGCATTGGGATAGACAAAATCCACACCTACGAGGAAGAACTGACGGCGTACCTGTATCAGCGCTTAGCTGAGCTACCCGAAGTTCGTACCTATGGCCCCAAACCCACGGAAGATGGCAAAGGCCGCGCGGCTCTCGCTGCTTTCACGGTAGGCGCAGTTCACCCCCACGACCTCTCAACCATTTTGGATCAAGCAGGAATCGCCATCCGGGCGGGACACCACTGCACCCAACCGCTGCACCGCCATTTAGGAGCACAGTCTACGGCACGGGCGAGCTTGTATTTCTACAACACCCGCGAAGAAATTGATGTCTTCATCGAATCCCTCAAAGAAGCGATCGAGTTCTTCGGCAGTATCTTTGGTTAA
- the sufD gene encoding Fe-S cluster assembly protein SufD — translation MTIQSPEQITSSSVAANREAYLAKLLKLAQSAELPTGQGFSELRSQAAALVQEQTFPTTRNEEWRVTDLSALLQVELTFGDRSSAISPEAVQSFAFPEAAESRLVFVNGVYAPELSAIANLPTNLFVGNLAALPEELKARSQNYLAKQPGAEEVFTALNTAGLNDAAVVWIPRNQEVAAPIHLLFVSTASDRPILSQPRCLVVAETGSSVTLVEDYVTVGEGVYLTNPVTEIWVEQNAQVSHTRMQRDSQTAFHIGKTAVSQARDSRYTCNAVGFGAKLSRHNLEVFQIGEQTETNLNGLTLMGGDQLGDTHSTIAYTQPHGTSRQLHKTIVDDQARAVFNGKVFVPKLAQLTDAGQLNRNLLLSPKARVDTKPQLEITADNVKCSHGATVGQIDPDEIFYLQSRGLDQTSARQLLVYAFAIEIIDQIPVASVRDHLSQLVKQRAF, via the coding sequence ATGACCATTCAATCCCCCGAACAAATTACGAGTTCTAGCGTTGCGGCTAATCGGGAAGCTTACTTAGCCAAGTTGCTAAAGTTGGCTCAAAGTGCTGAACTACCAACGGGTCAGGGTTTTTCGGAACTAAGATCGCAAGCTGCGGCACTAGTGCAAGAGCAAACCTTCCCCACGACTCGAAACGAGGAATGGCGAGTGACTGATTTGTCAGCGCTGTTGCAGGTAGAGTTGACATTTGGCGATCGCTCCTCAGCGATTAGCCCTGAAGCCGTTCAATCATTCGCTTTCCCAGAAGCGGCTGAGAGTCGGTTGGTGTTTGTGAATGGTGTGTATGCACCGGAACTGTCGGCGATCGCCAATCTCCCTACCAATCTTTTTGTTGGCAACTTGGCTGCTTTACCAGAGGAGCTGAAAGCGCGATCGCAAAACTACCTGGCGAAGCAACCTGGGGCTGAAGAAGTTTTTACGGCACTGAACACAGCAGGTCTGAATGATGCCGCTGTAGTCTGGATTCCCAGAAATCAGGAAGTTGCGGCTCCGATTCATCTGCTGTTTGTCTCTACGGCTAGCGATCGCCCCATCCTCTCCCAGCCTCGCTGCTTAGTCGTGGCAGAAACGGGCAGCAGCGTAACGCTGGTGGAAGATTATGTCACGGTGGGCGAGGGTGTATATCTCACCAATCCAGTGACGGAAATCTGGGTCGAACAAAATGCTCAGGTGAGTCACACTAGAATGCAGAGGGACAGCCAAACCGCTTTCCACATTGGCAAAACTGCGGTCAGCCAAGCACGAGACAGCCGCTATACCTGCAATGCCGTCGGCTTTGGCGCTAAACTTTCGCGGCACAACTTGGAAGTGTTCCAAATTGGGGAACAGACTGAAACCAACCTCAATGGCTTGACTCTAATGGGTGGAGACCAACTCGGCGATACCCACAGCACGATCGCCTACACGCAACCTCACGGCACTAGTCGTCAGCTCCACAAAACCATTGTGGATGACCAGGCGCGGGCTGTGTTCAACGGTAAAGTGTTCGTGCCCAAATTGGCGCAACTCACCGATGCAGGTCAGCTCAACCGTAACTTGCTCCTTTCCCCCAAAGCCCGTGTAGATACGAAGCCGCAGCTAGAAATTACAGCGGATAACGTTAAGTGTAGCCACGGCGCGACAGTGGGGCAGATTGACCCAGATGAAATCTTCTATCTGCAAAGTCGTGGTCTGGATCAGACCAGTGCCCGTCAGCTTTTGGTTTACGCCTTCGCGATCGAGATTATTGACCAAATTCCCGTTGCCTCTGTGCGCGATCACCTGTCTCAGCTAGTGAAACAACGAGCTTTTTAG
- the sufC gene encoding Fe-S cluster assembly ATPase SufC, whose translation MIIENSEVILSVRDLTANVDGNQILKGLNLEVKAGEIHAIMGPNGSGKSTFSKILAGHPAYEVTGGEVIFLGQNLLEMEPEERARSGVFLAFQYPLEIPGVSNHDFLRVAYNSRRKHQGLEELDAFDFDDLVRQKLDVVKMDPAFLNRSVNEGFSGGEKKRNEILQMALLEPKLAILDETDSGLDIDALKIVSGGVNQIANPQNATILITHYQRLLNYITPDFVHVMEGGRILTTGGKELALQLEERGYEWVREEDAAEVAAR comes from the coding sequence ATGATCATTGAAAACAGCGAAGTTATTTTATCCGTCCGAGATCTGACCGCAAATGTGGACGGCAATCAAATCCTCAAAGGCTTGAACTTGGAAGTGAAAGCTGGGGAAATTCACGCCATCATGGGACCGAACGGTTCTGGCAAGAGCACCTTCTCCAAGATTTTGGCTGGGCACCCTGCCTATGAAGTCACAGGTGGCGAAGTGATCTTCCTGGGCCAAAACTTGCTGGAGATGGAACCTGAAGAACGGGCGCGATCGGGTGTGTTTTTGGCATTCCAATACCCGCTAGAGATTCCGGGAGTCAGCAACCACGACTTCTTGCGCGTGGCTTACAACTCGCGTCGCAAGCACCAAGGTCTAGAAGAACTCGACGCGTTTGACTTTGATGATTTGGTGCGGCAGAAGCTGGATGTGGTCAAGATGGACCCCGCTTTTCTAAATCGCAGCGTAAATGAAGGCTTCTCTGGTGGGGAGAAAAAGCGCAACGAGATTTTGCAAATGGCATTGCTGGAACCGAAGCTAGCCATTTTGGATGAAACTGATTCTGGTTTAGATATTGATGCGCTCAAGATTGTGTCTGGTGGGGTGAACCAGATCGCGAATCCCCAAAATGCCACCATTCTGATCACCCACTACCAACGTTTGCTCAACTACATCACCCCTGACTTTGTGCATGTGATGGAAGGTGGCCGCATCCTGACTACAGGCGGCAAGGAACTGGCCCTACAACTAGAAGAGCGCGGTTATGAATGGGTCCGAGAAGAAGACGCGGCTGAGGTGGCAGCACGATGA
- the sufB gene encoding Fe-S cluster assembly protein SufB: protein MTASVKTLVNQPYKYGFVTEIESETLPRGLSEETVRLISAKKEEPEFMLEFRLKAYRQWLKMTEPTWPHVTYPPINYQDIIYYSAPKQKQKKQSLDEVDPILLETFEKLGIPLTEQKRLANVAVDAIFDSVSVATTFREKLAEKGVIFCSISEALREHPELVQKYLGSVVPVADNYFAALNAAVFSDGSFVYIPKGTKCPMELSTYFRINSGDTGQFERTLIVAEEGSSVSYLEGCTAPMYDTNQLHAAVVELVALDNAEIKYSTVQNWYAGDEKGKGGIYNFVTKRGLCQGVNSKISWTQVETGSAITWKYPSCVLVGDNSVGEFYSVALTNHMQQADTGTKMIHIGKNTRSTIISKGISAGNSKNSYRGLVKIGPKAEGARNYSQCDSMLIGDNAQANTFPYIQVQNNTGKVEHEASTSKIGEDQLFFFTQRGISMEDAISMMISGFCKDVFSQLPMEFAVEADRLLALKLEGSVG, encoded by the coding sequence ATGACTGCAAGCGTTAAGACCCTCGTCAATCAGCCCTACAAGTACGGGTTTGTGACGGAAATCGAGTCAGAAACCCTACCCCGTGGGTTAAGCGAAGAAACCGTTCGCCTAATTTCGGCCAAAAAGGAAGAGCCGGAATTCATGCTGGAATTTCGCCTCAAAGCGTATCGCCAGTGGTTGAAGATGACTGAGCCTACCTGGCCTCACGTCACCTACCCACCGATTAACTACCAAGACATCATTTACTATTCCGCTCCCAAGCAGAAACAGAAGAAGCAAAGCCTGGACGAAGTAGACCCAATTCTGCTGGAAACCTTCGAGAAGCTGGGCATTCCGCTGACTGAGCAGAAGCGCCTCGCTAACGTGGCGGTGGATGCCATTTTCGATAGCGTTTCCGTCGCCACCACCTTCCGCGAGAAGCTGGCTGAGAAGGGCGTGATTTTCTGCTCCATTTCTGAGGCGCTACGAGAGCATCCAGAATTAGTGCAGAAGTATCTCGGTAGCGTAGTTCCAGTTGCCGATAACTATTTTGCCGCTCTGAACGCAGCGGTGTTTAGCGATGGCTCCTTTGTCTATATCCCCAAAGGCACCAAGTGCCCAATGGAGTTGTCCACCTACTTCCGGATCAACAGTGGCGACACAGGGCAGTTTGAGCGGACGCTGATTGTAGCCGAAGAAGGCAGCTCGGTCAGCTATCTAGAAGGCTGCACCGCCCCCATGTACGACACCAACCAACTCCATGCGGCAGTTGTGGAATTGGTCGCCCTCGATAACGCCGAAATTAAGTACTCTACTGTCCAAAACTGGTACGCAGGCGACGAAAAAGGTAAAGGCGGTATTTACAACTTCGTGACCAAGCGCGGTCTCTGCCAGGGTGTGAACTCTAAGATTTCTTGGACCCAGGTAGAAACAGGTTCGGCGATCACTTGGAAGTACCCCAGTTGCGTGCTGGTCGGTGACAACTCTGTGGGTGAGTTCTACTCGGTGGCGCTGACCAACCACATGCAGCAAGCCGACACGGGCACCAAGATGATCCACATCGGCAAGAACACCCGCAGCACGATTATCTCTAAGGGGATTTCGGCGGGCAACTCCAAGAACAGCTATCGCGGTTTGGTGAAGATTGGCCCCAAGGCGGAAGGCGCACGCAACTACTCGCAGTGCGACTCGATGCTAATTGGTGACAATGCTCAAGCCAATACCTTCCCTTACATTCAAGTGCAGAACAACACGGGCAAGGTAGAGCACGAAGCCTCAACTTCCAAGATTGGGGAAGATCAGCTTTTCTTCTTCACCCAACGCGGGATCTCGATGGAAGATGCGATCTCGATGATGATCAGCGGTTTCTGTAAGGACGTGTTTAGCCAGTTGCCAATGGAGTTTGCAGTCGAAGCCGATCGCCTGTTAGCCCTGAAACTAGAAGGTAGCGTGGGCTAA
- a CDS encoding ferredoxin--nitrite reductase, whose translation MNSTTPESQQATEKSLEAMRHFSETYAKRTGTYFCVDPGVTAVVIEGLAKHKDELGAPLCPCRHYEDKEAEVAAAFWNCPCVPMRERKECHCMLFLTEDNEFRGDKQEISFEEVRSVTSQY comes from the coding sequence ATGAATTCAACGACCCCTGAAAGCCAGCAAGCAACAGAAAAAAGCCTCGAAGCCATGAGGCACTTTTCAGAAACCTATGCCAAACGGACAGGAACCTACTTCTGTGTAGACCCTGGTGTCACCGCTGTGGTGATTGAAGGGCTAGCCAAACACAAGGACGAACTGGGTGCTCCCCTCTGCCCTTGCCGTCACTATGAAGACAAAGAAGCAGAAGTAGCCGCTGCTTTCTGGAACTGCCCTTGCGTCCCCATGCGCGAGCGCAAAGAATGTCACTGCATGCTCTTCCTCACCGAAGACAACGAATTTAGGGGGGACAAGCAGGAAATCAGCTTTGAAGAAGTCAGATCTGTGACCAGTCAATATTAA
- the sufR gene encoding iron-sulfur cluster biosynthesis transcriptional regulator SufR — protein sequence MATTQQPSTKQDILHHLLKQGQATAQELAEHLKVTPQAVRRHLKDLEAEGLILHEVVPASMGRPNHVYKLSRQGRDRFPDRYEEFAISLLDTLTATVGREQVGVLLQKQWERKAAEYRDRVGSGSLQERVANLVELRRAEGYMAEWHSVAGTEDQPVATQADQAERYVVTEYNCAISHIAESFPSVCGHELEMFAAALPGCTVERTHWIVNGEHRCGYLIQAKAGVGD from the coding sequence ATGGCAACGACACAGCAACCTTCTACGAAACAGGACATCCTGCATCATTTACTGAAGCAGGGGCAAGCGACTGCCCAAGAACTGGCTGAACATCTAAAAGTGACTCCCCAAGCGGTTCGTCGCCATCTAAAAGATTTAGAAGCTGAGGGGTTGATTTTGCATGAAGTGGTGCCTGCCAGTATGGGTCGCCCCAACCACGTCTATAAACTCAGTCGCCAAGGTCGCGATCGCTTTCCTGACCGTTACGAAGAATTTGCCATTTCGCTTTTAGATACGTTGACTGCAACGGTGGGCCGTGAGCAGGTGGGGGTGCTGCTGCAAAAGCAGTGGGAGCGCAAGGCGGCAGAATATCGCGATCGCGTGGGTTCCGGGTCGTTGCAAGAGCGGGTCGCTAATTTAGTCGAGCTGCGACGGGCCGAAGGCTATATGGCTGAATGGCACTCGGTGGCTGGCACTGAGGACCAACCTGTGGCAACTCAGGCAGATCAGGCCGAGCGTTATGTGGTGACTGAGTATAACTGCGCCATTTCTCACATTGCGGAGTCATTCCCTAGTGTGTGCGGTCATGAGTTAGAAATGTTTGCAGCGGCCCTGCCTGGTTGTACCGTGGAGCGAACCCACTGGATTGTGAATGGCGAACATCGCTGTGGGTACTTGATTCAGGCTAAAGCAGGAGTTGGCGATTAG
- a CDS encoding histidine phosphatase family protein produces the protein MSLTLYFLRHGQTTCSRGNLFCGAIDPELTPDGVAMAQGFAAAYRAVPWTAIFSSPMKRTIATVQPLCEATGLQPELRDGLKEINYGKWEGNTVATVSQEFHDDYLRWSADPAWYPPTGGEPAVAIATRSLQVIEEIKERFSDGNVLVVAHKATIRITLCALLGIDVGRFRYRLGCPVGSVSIVEFGAHGPLLTALADRTHLSEELRSLPGT, from the coding sequence TTGAGCCTCACGCTTTACTTCCTCCGCCACGGCCAAACAACTTGTAGTCGCGGAAATCTCTTTTGTGGCGCGATCGATCCTGAACTGACGCCCGATGGTGTGGCAATGGCTCAGGGATTTGCTGCCGCCTATAGAGCTGTACCTTGGACGGCAATTTTTTCCAGCCCCATGAAGCGGACGATCGCCACAGTGCAACCGCTTTGTGAGGCAACAGGCTTGCAACCGGAGCTGCGGGACGGCTTAAAGGAAATTAACTATGGCAAGTGGGAAGGCAATACAGTAGCGACAGTGAGCCAAGAATTTCATGATGATTATTTGCGCTGGTCTGCTGATCCTGCTTGGTACCCACCTACCGGGGGAGAGCCCGCAGTGGCGATCGCGACTCGGTCGTTACAAGTGATCGAAGAAATCAAAGAACGCTTTAGCGACGGCAATGTGTTAGTCGTAGCGCACAAAGCTACCATTCGGATTACCCTTTGTGCCCTCCTAGGGATTGACGTAGGCCGCTTCCGCTACCGCTTGGGCTGTCCAGTGGGTTCTGTGAGCATCGTCGAGTTTGGCGCACATGGCCCGCTACTCACGGCTTTAGCCGATCGCACCCACTTAAGTGAAGAATTGCGATCGCTACCAGGCACCTAA